The DNA window tgcatgtgttgtgTTAATTTATTTGCTTCCCTGGATATAAGGATAAACCATCTTATACCATGGAAAGTGATATAGTCTGTGCCCATCCACAGGACCAAGTAATCAGACTTAACCTAGTACGTGGTCCCACTATATGAACGACTATTAGAGGCTCTAGGAGCATATAGGAGTGGACATATGTAAGAGACCGCGGGCCAAGTtgacatgatctcacaacggTGGCACCCGTGAAAGCAGCGACCCTACTATACCTTGCTTGTGGCTGAGCAAGTGGTCGATTGCTAGGACGGACGATATCCCACTGGGCAGTAACTAGTAGTAAGTGGGACTAATGAACGGTTTTTTTATCTCGACTCTGATCCAGTCGAGGTATCGTCTGGGTAAAGCTGGGCAGACGCTGTAGAGTCGTATTATATTCGAATACGCCGTGCTCCCGGTTAATGGAGATGTGTCATTGGGTGATTCCTATTTCTTATGGTATGAgtagattttataattaaaatttggattggaaTAAGATAAGGATGATGGTGATTAATATTGCTACGTTTTAAACTGTcgatttataaatgtttacaaataaactGTTTTACCAAAATAGGGAAAAACCTACTTATAATAGGCTTGTTATCAACCCATCTTGATGAACCCTATGTCCTTGTACTACTTGCATGTATTCTAGTTGTTTTCTTGAGACGTGGTTTGCTGGGTACATCAGTACTCACCCCTTGCATATAATGTGGTTCAGAGGAGCAGTTCTTCGCCGAAGCAGCGCCAGAAGGTGAAGAGTTCTTTTGTGGCGAGGAATTCTTTTAGGTTGGCCTGCTCTCAGGCATGCctgtggtgtttagttgggttTTGTGTTTGGCTCTTTTGCTTGTAGGTTAGCTTGTGTGTGAGTTTGGCCGGTTGGCCCCTAAAAGCTATTGTAGTTGTCTTTTGTACAttatttcatgtaaaatataCTGGTATTGTAATCAAAGATGTTCTGTTTATCAATCTGTGCACGATCGAAATCCTGGACGATCGTGGGTGGTTTCGGGATACCGAGCTTAAACAGGGTATCCCCACAGacttggtatcagagcttaGCTTGATAGTAGGTTGACCTAGATAGTTTAGAATCGTGTTTTGACAAAAACTTATgttcaaaataagaaaattgttTCTAAAAACCATAAGTTTGATTGCTTTTTGTCCTTCTTAGCTTCTTTTCGCCTCCCTACCCCCCTATCTTAGTGCTATTagctaaaataagttttgttttctaaaaaGTTTTCATCTGTTTAGCCCTCCtagctttaaaatttttttgtttccctGCATTTTTCTCGTCTAGAGCTAGTTTTTGCCCTTGATAGATGTGTTGTTTTGTTGGCTTTGTGCAAGTTGTTAGCAAAATCCCCTAAGATTTGTAGCTACATCTTGTTAGTTTGGAGTTGCTTTTAAAAACTAGTTTGTTTTAGTAGCTAGGTTTATGCATCATACTTGTGAAAATTGCATTTCTATCTATTCTTTCCCTCCTAGTcttgttcatttttctttaatcCATCCTATTCATGCTTGTTCTCAACCACTCTATAAAAACTGTTGAAGATTTGACTGTGCAGGACAGTTGTCAGCATGTCGGGTCAGAATGGTAATGGTGGTGGAGAGCCAAGTTTGGCTTGTGTTCTTGCAGCACTTGAAAGGAGCCAGTATCAATGCAGAAAATCAGATGAAGTTACTTGATCAGATAGCTACTCAGTTGCTGAACAGTCGCACTCTAGGCAGATCCTCATCAGAAGGATCTGTACTTGGCAACAAATGGTCAGATTTCCAGAATACCAAGCCACCGGTAAAGGCTGATGACTGGATTCGTGACATTGAGAGAAAATTGAACACAGTCCAATACAATGATCACGAGAAGGTTTTATATGCATCCCATCAGCTCACAGATAGTGCCTCAGCCTGGTGGAGCAACTATGAAGCCATGCATGCCAACAAGGATACTATCACCTGGGCGGAATTCGTTAAGCTCAGCACTATGCTTAAGAGCTCAGCTTAAGTATAGTTCTTAGCTTAATCATATTATTAAGCACCTCACTAAGCATCATGCATTAGAGTTGCCCTAAGCGTTATATGATAAATCTTTAAATTAGTCAGTTTGTAAATAAACACTTCTACGAGAGTAGTGGAGGATGGATTGTCAAAGTATGAGGGTTACAATAATCTTTTTAAAGAATTTACAAGTTAtacttttgagttttttttataatagtggTATGGATAAATTGAGAGGcaaatgcatttttttgtGTAGTCAGCTGAAGTTACGTACTTGTTTCAGTCCCTTTGTAACTGTATActgttttttcaaaatatctttttttctgaaaaaatcatatatgatatctttttgttagaagagagaaaaaagaaaaagaaaaagaaaaagaaaaaacacattctcatatatgtaaattagtAGTGTTTAGCTTAGCAATGTGTATGTCATGTTAGAAAATAGAAAGTGAAAATAGGGAAAAATCTtatagctataaattagtcgTGTTTGGCTTAGCCATGAGTGAACCATTGCTTTTATTCACTATTATTATGTTATGTTTAGTGACtgcacatataaatattttatttaaccaACTTCTTATTGCAGGGCTAACAAATGATATTGAAAAGATTAATGTTGGTATGGTTTGTTTATGTTGCAGTATACTGGATGAAATAAGAAATTTACTAGACACTAAGTATGAAATCCATGATAGAATTAATGTAGAAGTCAGTTCTCTTGATGGAGACAATGATGTCCAAGTAGACTGTACTCAGTAATGTTCTAATATTTCGATAGTTATTTCAATTTGctgataaaaaagtttattagagtatatattttaatatgttcGAGGTTAAAACAGCTCAACATTATAATATCCTTTGTGTGTCATGTATTGGTTAATCACTTAAGAATTATATCGATGTTGATATACATAGTTTGAATATTGTCATCACATAATACATGatggtaatatatttttattgaatagTCAAGTAACAAGTaatttagataaaatgtttgattgtttggctATTGCAATTGGGGTTGGTCAAGACGTCTTTTTCGATAAatgttttaagtttttaaatatacaacATTACAtggagtcaaaatttaaataagttaAGTTTGTTATTCTTTTAACTAACATTATAAATGatataatagtataaaaaacaattaagaagAATATGTTTGGCAACTTAGTTACTATCAAGTCACTTCTACCACCTAATAATAGgttaaagaaatttttttcagtGATGGATTctgaagttttttaaaattagttgCACAAGTTCTTATATTTGACTCAAACATTTTTTGCTTGtgtgtttaatttttagattaaaGATAAATGCATCTATTGAAATGATACATTTGtgtcatatacatattattcaAATGAATATGATGAAGAACAATTAGATACAATTACAAGTATAATTTCAAAACTGAGATGTTCACATTGTTGGTTCTAATTGTTTGGTAGAATATATTGAGAGCAAGGaaacatatcatttgttttgcttaGTGTCTTTCTAAATAGGAGAGTTTGTGTGGTGTATGTTGTGGTGTGTTGTTAGTCAGCTCTTATTCACTTCAATGTAGAGTAGTACACTATTACTCTACACATACCCTTGTATGTCTATTTAGAAGGCGTCATACTACATATTGGATAGCTAAGCTAGACCACTCTAAAATTAGCTAGATTATTCCCTAGGCTTAGTAGGACATACAACATACATAGGAATAATACACTGTTCTAGAGACTTCCATACTTTTCTAGTACTTGACTATTGATTGATGAATATTTGAGAACCTAACCATGTACTGAATTAGCCAGAAACTTCATGAAATGAATTAACCTCAACACCCATCATGATTCTGTTTATCTTGTTTGAGGTCCTCCGAGTAGTGGGAATATATTTCATGACATGAGGTTAGAGAATAGAGCTCAAGCACTCTAttgatatatgtttttatggaGGAGTTTTGTGAAAGAAATAAGTTCCATTCTAGTATTGAAACAATATTGTAAGGACAAATGTGTTAATAATGGGTGCAATATTTATGACAAAACCAAGTTACTTGTGTTATCCTCGTGTTCTTTTAAATCAAAAGTCAGTACACTGCTATAGATGTGAAGAAAATgttcaaatattttgattaataGATTTTTGGCTATAGACTGCTATATAGAGTATGTGGATGCTTGGTCTGCTATGTGAATTGAGTGAATGTTGGTGAGGTGGGTTTGTGTGAGGTCCAATCGGGGCTTCGTCTCCATACTCCTTATGTATGGTATAGTAAGGAAGTTGTACTCGACAAGAAAATATTAGTAGTCTGATCCGAGTATGATTCTACCTGACTGTTTTGCCCAAGGACTCCGAGGAATGCTACTTGGCTTCTACCAaagctttttatatattatccaCACTTATCTCCCTAGTTTAACATTGACAAGGGGAAACCGTAGGTACAATTACAAGATACTAGAGGGATATACGATAAAAATGCTTGTGAGGCCAATAGACCCTAGGGGGAGTTAGAAGCTAGACAATGCAAGTCTCATCAAGTTGACATTGGAGAGTCCCGAGAATGCCTAGCCACCGGTATCCACTCCCGTTCTAACATGCCGATATAGTTGTATACTAGATTAGAGTTTTCTCCTTgtatgttttactcatgcgagaTTGATATAATGGTGAAACTGTCTCCAGCCGATAGAAGCAGTGCTATTACTCATCATTACGGGGGCTAACCTGTATAAAAATTCAGCGCCCTTCTCATTGCTAACTTTTCACGCATAACTTTGCATCAACTGAACTCTATGTTCTCAAATATCGTAGTTGGATCACTGTTTGATGACATGCACGAATGGAACCCTACCAACCCACATGCTAATCAGTTTCAAGCCCACGTGCACATGtccttttcttattttgaaGCCTATGTATTTGTCGGCCTTTTCACTTTGGCTAATGAGTACATTCAACTAATACATTCAACTTATATAATgttaaaaactttataaaaaactttgtgCATTGGAATATTTGGGatgcaaaatttatatatagaaatatttggtTTTAAAACTCTATCCATATAAACattcagattaaaaaaaatgccaagcCCACGAACATTATACATAGGAATATTGAGCATTCAAACTTTATAGGTAGAAATACTTGttatacaaactttatactCTACATATTTGGTATACAAACCaagtataaactttatacataaaaatatttgaactaaatgaaaaaaaatacaaacactTGATTGCCAGATGGTTCAGCCCCAAATGAACCCATAAAAACTCCAATTGATTGAGCCCATAAAAACTCCAAACAGTCCCACCAACATCCCTTgtattgcaaaaataaaaacatcataGCTCACAAAAACATTGCTCGGGCAAAAAGGCTGCCCGAATTGCACGAGCGGGTCTGTTAGGGCAACCACAATGTGACATAAGAATAAGCCATAAGCCCTTATGACTAGCACACTATACATTATAAACTTTGGCCATAAGACAATGATGACAAAAGTAGCCTTAAGCTTAAAGCTTGAccttaagaaataaaataataaagagaAACTAGTTTATTTGTTAGAGGTAAAAGTTGGATTTTATACATAGATGTGGGACCCATCTTAatatatttcttgttttaaCCATTGTGCCAATGACCATACTGTATGGTGGGACCTACCttattttcctaaaaacataaacattgaTGATGACCTTAGCCTTTTCATGTGGCAAAAAAGTATATACGTTATTTATACCACGTActctctgtttcaaaatataagtatatatgatttaaatattatactaaaatatatatatttttggtaaTAATTATAGTACTAGTGTACTACTTCTCTCATTAGTTAGTTcttatacaaaattatttctacTTCATTCCCAGCCGTACCCTTCCATCAATAtctattcttttataaatgGGCATCAAAGTCTTCTGTTTCCAACCTTAACATCAGtgtttaaaatatgcttatatcggtggaagaaacaaaacaagaaaatatcgAGTCTACCTCAATCATATCCAATTGATTGACAATCCAAATTGGacgaactttttttttacaagcgATGTATTTGTATACACAAGATCAATATAATcgaataattaaaaaagtttcgACGAAAACACGTCACAGAATTAAGCACAAagaaagttaatttaatttctgTATTCTCTgcaatcctctattttttttccctttcgaATTCCACTGAATCAATCTACGGCGCGAGCTATGTATATGTACGTGTATGTATGTACGGCGGCGTGCGTACGTAACGTAGTATACGTCAGTGCTTGCCGCCGCGGTATCGCGCGTCCTTGGTGAgcacggcgacggagacggcgccggcggcgaacgcgcAGATGGTCGCCGACGTGGTCACCCTCCAGCAGAACGCGCCGGCGAACTGGCAGAACCCTCCGTTCACCCACTGCCCGGCGACGTCGACGTTCGCCCCCGCCACGCCCAGGTACAGCGGCGCCATCCTCCGCACGGCGAacaccgcgccggcggccgagAAGAGGAGCCCCATGGTGACGACGTCGAGGAGCGTCACCACCCAGTTCCTCTTGAACACCGACAGgtacagcgccgccgccgagcacaCCGCCGACGCCACCGTGGCCACCACGAAGTACCTGTTCGATCATCAGCCAGCAGCACACGATCGAATCTTAGCGAGCAAGCCAATCGATCAATGGAGcaaaaccctagctagctgccGCTGGAGAAGCTTACACGAAGGCGCTGTATCTGGTGTAGGAGACGCCGACTTCGCCGTAGGGGAAAACCTGGCTCGCCGTGGCCATCacgacggcggccgccaccGACAGCCCGACCACCGCGATGCGGAAGAAGAGGCTCACCGCCCTCGCCAGGTCCACCTCCGtcatggccggccggccaacCAGCCCGTCACCGGAGACGACAGAGACGATCGacaagctagctagagctACAAGATCACTTCACGTACCCCCAACCCCAAAGCCAAAGATGCAAGCGATCCACACAACGGCCAATCGCTCCGAATATTTATTCAGATTCATGAGCATTTGGGCTGGGCAAGCAACCCATATACTGCCCACTCACGCATTCAAAGATCACGCATGCTTAAATCATTAAAATCTGCAGACGTGAGATTAATTTGTTGACATAAAATATGGCGCTTTGGAGATTTTGGATCGTGCATGTGGCATTGGATAATGAAGAAGATTAGATCAGGGATTGTTACAAGTTGGTGAGCGAGACAGACTCAACTGCCGAGCTACATACAGCTAACTACTATACTTGCTTGTCCACATCGATGAATaaccttaaatatatatattgaattctTTGTGCCCTTTGTACGAAACAACGGTCAAGCTTGTTAACTGGGATACGAATTCAGAAAgctttttgtttatttcaagAGTTGTTCAACGGCCGAATGACAACGATTGATTTTGACTTTATTTGTAATCAGCGTGCCAGTAGGAACAAGTTCAAATTGTTACTGATATTTTAAGTGAGATCAAGTCGTTATATAGAACGGATTTGGGACAATATGTATACATCTCAGCTTCCTTTGTAGAAAAGATAACCGCAGAACAAATAggacaaaatttgctacatgcCACTCAAAAATCGTGTAATTTACTAATAGACAATGCAAAAACTTAATTGTCACCGCTGaaagataattttaaaaacGAGTAATTTGCTGAAGGAAACcgaaatctattttattatgttcaGGGCCAAGTGGAGTTCTTCCTTCATTCCACACTATacttaaagatttttttttgtcttgcctaaattcatatagatactaGTGAATCTATGCAagaccaaaaaattttataatatgaaatggagagagcaataaattttttaaaggaTGAGAATGTTCATTGGTCCACGCTTTTTTAACCTGGTGCTACAATGAACATGGaattatatatgatgcatGGCAGTAATGTACTTGTGGTTATAGTAAATTAAGAGTGGCATAATgtctaaatgaaaaaaaattaataaacttTGAAAGAAcatcaaaaatacaaaaaaaaaatcctaaaattttggaaatttgGGAAAGCTACAAAATATACTTTTGGCCACCGCTCTATGGTTATAACTTATAAAAGATATGGGAGATATGGCATGATAGGACCAAATAAACCCGAGTAACATGTACGTGCTGGCATTAATTAGAAGCAAATTGGTCATTTCAAAGCGATTCCTCTCACTAATTGGATCGATAATTATACAATTAGCGATGAAAATAGATTGGGTCGGACGCGGGTAAAGCAAATCTATGCTCAATCCGATAACCGTATTTGCACATTCAATACATACCCGATATGGTTAGTGGGTAAAGCTATATGTCCATATCCATACCCGCGTGGCACAAGTATGCTCGATGGACACCCAATGAATTTAACATGAGTAATATctcagtatatatttttaaaaagaggaacatgataaataaattgtgaaaTTATTATTAACGGTTCAAAAGCAACAAAAGTTATCACTAAgctaacaaaatttcaataaaattcAACATGTTAACAGGCTAATGAAAAAGAGGAACGAGATGTAGACCAAAATCAacataacatatatatcaGGTCAGACATGATTTACCCATGCATTGGTAGGTGTGGGAATGGGCCAAGATCCGTGGGTTCTtttataactatatttaattcttaaaaagaaCTAGCTCAaaactatacaattttatttttaacctattTTAAAtccaacatttaaattttatagaaaaaattgttGAACCCATTACCACACCTAAGGGTAAACTATAAAATCCAACTACCACCAAGTTTTTGGTTGTGTGTGGGCATGGcacacataaaatttttttaagccataACCAATTGGAGCGGGTACTGTGGATACCCGAATCTATAGACAAAATTGTCATCTCTGTATACAATAATGGCTATTATGTCCTTGAACCGATTACCAGATTTTTCAAGTGTCCTCTAGCTATACtgtatatgtttttgttatatatCTACCAGCAAATTACCCAGACTTAATTGATTATCCTACCAAAATTTACCAACAAATAAACAGAATCtacttaaatttatacaaCTGTTTTCATAGGCATCCAAATGACTTTTCACACTTTCTGGAAACAGATTACCTGATACTTGATACCAACAACTccgtgaatttttttttcagcaaaGTCAACTGCTTAACCTCCATCGTCAAGCAAACGTAACTGAAACTGGCGTACCAACATTCCATAGTGACGTATATGTATGTACGTGTCAAACTTGAAGGATTAAAACACTAGGATTCATAAAGCGTACAATGATGTACTCCCTTCGGGGTTGAATAGATTGATAATATCGCTAACTTTTTAACacacgtttaatcattcactTTAGTTAAAAACTTACGTATGTAATTATATACCCAGACGTGTATGAAAAGTTAACGATATCATGCATTATAATCAATGGGAGGAATATACATTTTGTGCCGTAAAAGCATATAGATAATCTGGTGACAAAACCTTATACATGATCACAAGTGCTGAATAGTTGTAGAGAGAGGAAACCCCACGTTAGAACGCTATATTCAGTGTCCtgccctccccccccccccccccacacccCACTGAAAAGCTAtaaatattactccctctgttctatgatataagattttttagccttgtctagattcatatggatactaataaatctaaatatatatatataaattatatatattcatcaattgatgaatttaagcaaggctagaaagtcttacaatataaaatggaggtagtatttcaGTCTAATAAGTGTTTCCtcctattttaatagataacatcattgattttttgtcgcatgtttgactattgtttcattaaattttttgtttaattatcattttttgttgggattatatttattactaaatatattttaattttagattatatttttcacatatttacataaatttttttaaataagatggatggttaAATGTatgacaaaaagttaacagtgtcatgtattaaaatatggatggaCTTTATACAGAAGTTGTTACTGATGCATTGCTAATGCTATGATTATAGGCAGCTATTGCAAATCCAAAGGCACTACATACAGTACATATATACTTTACAATCTGTGAAACCAAAAGagcgaaaatattttatcaacatggaacaatctgaaGAACTAGTTCACATGCAGTGTTTAGGCTTTAATTAAAGGGCTTTTCCTAATAAGGTGGGCCCAGGAACATGCTAAGGCCTATTTAGGCCCAAAACTCGCCCAGTGAAGGCCCAGCAGTGGTCTGTCCTGTACTTTGTGCAATCAGTGGAGCCCATAAGTGAGaaatttcttttcatttcttgCAAAAGTTAAATCGATTACTAggaaaatcctatgaaattcttaCATATATTCCATGGAGGCGTATGGTACAGTACCTTCAAAATACACAAGTACTTAGACTGATAGAATTAATACACAATGAACAAATTAGGCAGAAGAAATATGCAGACTCATTTTCTTCATGTACTTGCCATAGTAGG is part of the Oryza brachyantha chromosome 11, ObraRS2, whole genome shotgun sequence genome and encodes:
- the LOC107305307 gene encoding CASP-like protein 1U1, coding for MTEVDLARAVSLFFRIAVVGLSVAAAVVMATASQVFPYGEVGVSYTRYSAFVYFVVATVASAVCSAAALYLSVFKRNWVVTLLDVVTMGLLFSAAGAVFAVRRMAPLYLGVAGANVDVAGQWVNGGFCQFAGAFCWRVTTSATICAFAAGAVSVAVLTKDARYRGGKH